A single Phragmites australis chromosome 4, lpPhrAust1.1, whole genome shotgun sequence DNA region contains:
- the LOC133917107 gene encoding DNA (cytosine-5)-methyltransferase DRM2-like, whose protein sequence is MVDWISDSDDSDKLEWGSEGDGEAAASFDAPGAGSSAPASRNIDAPGPSTQVANGKAGSSASLVEQFVDMSFPRDMVLKAMKENGDGGAESLLELLLTYKAIGDDPSVDNGSASGCVPRTVDDSDDDDILENWDDEDAGGGSKRGPNSDDSGDEDFLHEMSQKDEKVESLVKMGFPEDEATMAITRCGQDASISVLVDSIYAAQTAGDGYSGNFSDLEDNSYGGRKKTRFMEGNKKKRKRFGAAAQGSRGPLDGSHDEPMALPNPMVGFNLPDVRSRSKRDLPAQAFGPPYFYYENVALAPKGVWTTISRFLYDIEPEFVDSKFFCAAARKRGYIHNLPIENRSPLLPLPPKTISEAFPRTKKWWPSWDLRRQFNCLQTCVASAKLTERIRLALTNSEDPPPLRVQKYVLEECRKWNLAWVGLNKVAPLEPDEMEFLLGFPKDHTRGISRTERYRSLGNSFQVDTVAYHLSVLRDMFPHGMNVLSLFSGIGGAEVALHRLGIPMKTVVSVEKSEVNRTILKSWWDQTQTGTLIEITDVQTLTSERIESYIRRIGGFDLVIGGSPCNNLAGSNRHHRDGLEGEHSALFYHYFRILDSVKSIMERM, encoded by the exons ATGGTG GACTGGATCAGTGACAGCGATGATAGTGATAAGCTCGAGTGGGGCAGTGAAGGCgatggggaggcggcggcgagcttcgACGCACCTGGTGCTGGTTCATCAGCTCCGGCCTCGAGGAACATTGATGCTCCTGGCCCGTCGACACAG GTTGCTAATGGGAAGGCTGGGTCATCTGCCTCTTTGGTTGAGCAATTCGTGGATATGAGTTTCCCGAGGGACATGGTCCTGAAGGCAATGAAGGAGAATG GGGATGGTGGTGCAGAGTCATTACTTGAGCTTCTTCTCACCTACAAG GCAATAGGCGATGACCCTTCAGTGGATAACGGCTCTGCTTCTGGTTGTGTTCCCCGGACTGTTGATGACAGTGATGATGACGACATTCTTGAAAACTGGGATGATGAGGATGCTGGTGGGGGTAGCAAGAGGGGTCCTAACTCTGATGATTCCGGTGATGAG GATTTCTTACACGAGATGTCACAGAAGGATGAGAAAGTCGAGTCCTTAGTGAAAATGGGTTTTCCTGAAGATGAAGCCACAATGGCTATTACTAGATGCG GGCAGGATGCATCTATCTCTGTTTTGGTTGATTCAATCTATGCTGCACAGACAGCAGGAGATGGTTACTCTGGCAACTTCTCAGACCTTGAG GATAATTCCTatggaggaagaaagaaaacaaggTTCATGGAAGGtaacaagaaaaagagaaagagatttGGGGCTGCGGCACAAGGAAGTAGAGGGCCCTTGGATGGTAGCCATGATGAGCCGATGGCTCTCCCAAATCCTATGGTTGGATTTAACTTGCCAGATGTGAGGTCAAGATCAAAAAGAGACCTACCTGCACAGGCTTTTGGCCCACCATACTTCTACTATGAGAATGTGGCGCTTGCTCCAAAAGGTGTCTGGACAACGATATCGAGGTTCTTGTATGACATCGAGCCAGAATTTGTGGACTCCAAGTTCTTCTGTGCTGCTGCCAGGAAAAGAGGTTACATACATAACCTCCCAATTGAGAACAGGTCACCTCTTCTTCCCTTACCCCCAAAGACAATATCTGAGGCCTTCCCCCGTACTAAGAAGTGGTGGCCCTCATGGGACCTAAGAAGGCAGTTTAATTGCCTCCAGACCTGTGTGGCTAGCGCGAAGTTGACAGAAAGGATTCGTTTGGCTCTtacaaatagtgaagatccaccacctctaagagttcagaagtatgtgCTAGAAGAGTGCAGGAAGTGGAACCTTGCGTGGGTCGGTCTGAACAAGGTTGCTCCTCTAGAGCCTGACGAGATGGAGTTCCTACTCGGTTTCCCTAAGGACCACACGAGAGGAATCAGCAGGACAGAACGATACAGATCTCTAGGCAACTCATTCCAAGTGGATACTGTTGCTTACCATCTCTCGGTGCTTAGGGACATGTTTCCACATGGAATGAATGTGCTCTCCTTGTTCTCTGGTATTGGAGGAGCAGAGGTAGCTCTCCACAGGCTTGGTATACCCATGAAGACCGTTGTTTCGGTCGAGAAATCTGAAGTGAACAGGACTATCTTGAAGAGTTGGTGGGATCAAACGCAAACAGGCACGCTGATTGAGATTACTGATGTACAAACTCTAACTTCTGAGAGGATTGAGTCGTATATCCGAAGAATTGGCGGATTTGACCTTGTGATTGGGGGTAGCCCGTGCAACAACCTTGCTGGGAGCAACCGCCACCACCGAGATGGCTTGGAGGGCGAACATTCTGCTCTATTCTATCATTATTTTAGGATTTTGGACTCAGTGAAGTCCATTATGGAGAGGATGTAG